CATTGTAGCTACCACATAATACATACAATACTAAAGACAAAATAATGCGAAAACTAACATGTAAATAATTTCCTCTTCATGGGCAATAAGTCAAACACTCCTTAATTCTGTTGAAATACTGGAGTATATAAACCGACAAAATCTTCATCTTCAAAGAAGACAGAAAAATTACACATGTATAATGGTACAATTATCTTAAGAAAATTAGGGATAGATTTCAGACTATATTTTCTTCCGTATATGGACTTGAAGTTTGACAGTTTGTTCCCAAGAGAGCGGACTTCTCAAATTAGGGAATCCATTATCCTACTCATACTCTTAAATTGGCCTAGTTGGTAAGCCAAAATCCTAAAAGGATTAGTCAAGTGTTCCAACAAAACAACAAGCAAGTCCTTGGCAATCCTCCAAATGATGATTTCAGGACTAGATTACACAAAATCCTGTGGAGGGCTCGTTGTAGGGGACTAGGAGTAGCAGGTCGATATACTTGGAGGTAATAGCATTTCTATGGAACTAGCTCAACTTTAGGGGCCTGCATGAAGAGATACTGCAGAAGACAAATATTTAAGATATTTTCCAACTGAGAGAACTAGTAGTATCAGAAAATTATAATTCGTTCTTCTTACCTCAAAAGACTTgcccaatttttcaaactcaagCATGCTGAGAGCCACTTCACAGCTTTGTGAAACAATAGGCTCAGGatccttagcaaactcctcaAGAAGTGAAAGGCATTCATCATCTGTAAAGAGCAATGGAAAGGACAGCTGAAATTTATAGAAAAAGAGAATAATACAGGACAAAAGGCATAGAGATCATAAGTAGGCAATCAGATTACACAAAACCATTTCAAGCTTTTTGTGAAATTAAACATAGTTCTATTCATTCTATCTTTGGCGACCTACGTTTCCCGGACTCAGGCATGGGAGACCCTCAACATGGCTACTCTTAGTGCAAAATGAAGACTGGCTAGGGCAAGGAAATGTGAAgattccagctaacatagttgctAACTACTTAGGGCCTGTAATCAAATGATTCTAAATACCAGATTTTAGCTTTTGATTTCAAAAGAGGTTCCCCtttcattgaattttttttcccttaaatttTTCTGTAAAGGATATGGAGAGGTACTCAATTGAAATAATGGTGCATAGGTTGGTTGCTTAAAAAGTTGAGTTTGATACTATGGTGGTAATCATGCCTTTTCGTGCAGGGGGGAAAAGTTCTTGGACACAAAATGGAGGAaagtaaataaggaaaatgcttcaaagggaaaactaataataaaactggaacaaagaaaataaacgaGAAAAAAAGGTGACAAGCAATGGTCAAAATGTGTGTCTAAGAATATTCAATATTTATGAGAAGATCCACCTTAGCTTTCATATCACCCAGCTTTGTTCATTGCTTTGCATTGCTacgtaaaaagaaaaaaaaaagaaaaaaggaaaaaaaggcatTGCCCATTGCTTACGCACAAAGATCTGGTAGACAGCTAACAAAGTAGTGCAGTTTCAGCTCTGATCTTGTCAAGTGAAAGACACACAGCATTGGAGAAAGAAAATAGGCTGTGTAAAGCAATGTCGAGTTATTGTTGGTATTCTTTTTCCCCGTCAGTTGACAGCAGAGAAAAACTAGGTCCATATTATGTAGAGGACAATATTGTCCTTTAAGAACTAAAAAAGATCAACAAATTCCAAGACAAATGGGTCTCCTTACAGTTTGTGGCTAGGTTAACCTTTTCCTCAGTCTCGTGGCCAACTAGGAAAATTGATGGAATTTAACATCATCTACATGTATAATTCTGAAGATATAACATAATTTCAGTGTAATTGGTGCACTAAACACAATTTCAATGTATCAAATACAAAAGTTTGAAAAGCATAAATAAATTAACTCATCTTCAAACAGACATTTTCTTCTTTAGAATGAATATTATGGATTTCCAcatctttaattccttttcttctagctttttccttttctttttcttttccctttttgtgGTCATGGGTATGTTTAGGGACATCCTCAGCAAATGTATGAAATGAAGCATAGACAATGAAAAAGTTCAGCAACAGTCCAGTTTCTATCGCTACAATGATCTCACTAGCTGATGGATTAATCATTATCAAGTACCATCAATGCAAATGCATATACTAATTTGAGCTtaaatttcatttaaaaaaaaacacgcATCACAAAGCCAGCTTCACTGCATTGAGCAAGATCAGCATGATTCTAGCAAATTTGGCCAACTAAAGGCTTTAAAAGTTTCAGGTGTACAGAGGTGGCCAAACCTGCAATAGAACCAAGAGCTTCAGCAGCTTCATGTCTAACCATTGGATGTTCATTTGTATCTCTAAGTGTTCTCGACAGTGCATCTGAAGCCCTTTTATTTTGTAATTGGCCCAAAACATAAGCAACCTACAGaacaaatcaaacaaaattgACGGCCGAAATAGATTGACAAGAGACAAGAAAGCCATTTAAACATGAATTAAAGCCCAAATCAATTAGTTAGATTGCTGAGGGAAGGTTGGATGACTTCCTTCTacctctttccttttttttattagagaaaaaaaaaaaagaaagaaaattcacATTGTTCCACTATAGCAACAGCATCAATAAAATTGCTCAGATATATAATCTCATTCATTCACATTGTACCAATTATAGCAGATCATATCCTAGGATTCAAAATTCTAGAACAGTAtcaaatacaatgttgaagaTGACAACgaagaaaaaaataaggaaccactaagaaatttaataaatatatacatatgaaGTGATATCCATTCTTTTGTGTTCCTGGTGGTACCTGTGTCAGACAGAACCTTCACCAGTGAAATATTTGTGTCAAGCACAAGAGTGGGTTTCTTTTTGGCACACTGCACAATTCCCTAATTagttgaaggtacaattcctCTAATTTAGAGTAAAAGGCAACTCCTCCAATTCaaagctaaaaaaaatgaaactgcTAGTAACTAAATCTCTTGGGTCAGCTGACACTTCCGGCTTGCACAATTTGATTGTAGCCACATGATATCGTTTAGAGAAGGATATCCAATCAGTATTCAGGATTTTGGAAACTCAAACCTTGTAACAGTAGGTTTCATAATCCTCTTCACCGTAGTATGTTGATGAAGTTAATCACTAATTCACAGCTGGCAATTGAGCTAAAAAGCAGACAACTTGAACACATAACCAGTGCAACAAATAAAAGTATAAAACATCCCAAGCAATCTATTTTGTTTACGTCTATGGTCAACCAAAAGGCCTAAGAGAAACTTTGCTTGACAGATTGCATAACTAAGTACAACAATGGTTGAAGGCACACTTAGATATTAATGCAAAAAGCTTCTTGATATCTGCTTTTTGACCAGGGTTGGTATGTATGGGTATAGTATATTCAGATGCTTAAAAAAGTTGCTAAATTATATTAGGGCATATTTGTTTGTATCAATCTTAGACTCTACCCAAACCCAAGTCTGTAGCTAGTATCATGCCAATTTTCAAAAACCCTGATGTTTTTGCAAAACATGGTGAGCACAATTTCTCTTTTAAGTAACAATCAGattgttattttcttttcctttatatttgtgtgtgtgtgtgtgtgtgtgtgtgtgtgtgagagagagagagagagagagagagagagagggagagggagagacaCACAAAGGACAGATCAACAACAGCCACCACTCTCATTCAAAAATTGGACCAAGTTCTCTCACTACAAATAACTGCTTCGAGATATAAATAAAGAACACACTTGTAGCCTAGGTTACATATGTTTTAAGACCATATTCTTCGATAATGATAAATACAAAAGTTATTAATCTGATAGACACATCTGAAATGGAAGATGAAATGAGTTTACAAAggaaaaaatcaaaagcaaCCAAGCACCTCTAGAACGGTTGATACCATTCTAAATTCAGTTAAGTTAAACAAGCTGCATAGTATAGCATTTTCTAATTTCAGAACTAAATTTACAAAAGGCaagttgccaaaaaaaaaattaaagaggaTCTCATACAGTAGGAAATTGACATTCAACATAATCAGGAGATCACATACAGATGGCTTGATTAGTCATAAAGCTATGGCTTTCTTTCTACCGGACAAGGTCTATTTACCCCTCTACCAAGTTAAACTTTGGGAAAAACATCCAAACAGACAACaggaaaaataattttctgCACTTCAACTGCAAAAATGAACTGCAACTTGAGAGTACATAAAATACAACTAAACAAGAAAGGAGATTGCAGACATTAAGCTAAATGTTGAAGTCCAAATTATCATGGAAGTATCACAAATGATAGTTACCTAGATAAGACCAGCTGTCCCTAATATATATGAAATTCAGGATTGGAGTAAACAAGAAAGCAGATAAGGCCATAGTCATGCACTACAATTTAATTCCAGTTGTGTCTAGCATCGGAGGTAGAAACGAACAGAAACAAATCTATAGTTGTAGATGCATCAAATTGGAAAAAAGTTACTATAGATATCAAAATCGACCTCATGTCGTAGGAGAGCACTCCTCGAACCTAAGGATTCAATAATTGCCGTGACAGCTTCCTCTCCACCATTGTTACGAAGAGCAAAAAGTGCAGCATACCGCTCATACATGCCCTTTTTTTCATCTAACAATGTATCCCTGGAAGGCAATGACAAAAATATCAAGCAACAAACTTCAAGAAAGCTAGCATCTTGTCATATTGATAAATCGCAGACCTTAGCTCCTGTACGGAAGAACAAGAAGCAGGAGCAGCTGGGTCAACTGATAAAAATGGTGATGGTTCTGCTGAAGATGGATCAACACTTCCATGGTCCCGCAGCTCTTCAATGCGGCTCAGAGCCAGTTCACATGTTTCCCGGACCTCTTGAGCTGGATCTGAAATCAGACTTTTCTTCAAAAGTGGGATGTTCCTTTCTAAAGCAATTGCGCCAAGGGCTTCTGCAGCCTACAAATACATATTGGACAAGAACGAGTCACCAGCAATAACATCATCAAATTAAAAAGGTCTCATAGCTCTATACCTCATGCCGAACAATGGGATGCAGCGAAAGATCACTCAAAACTAATTCCAGGGCAGGAATAGCTTCACCATCTTGCATTTGCCCCAATGCGAAAGCAGCCTCGTGTGCCAATAGATTAGAAGAGTCCCTTGTTGCTAAACAGCAGTGAACAAGAATAGTCTTATATCAGATATTGCTAAGTCTAGTAACTCAAAAGATATCAGAACAAAATCCCTGACTGAAATATGATACAAGGGAAAGCTACAGTCTTTTAGCACATTTTGGCCCAGAAAGAGGAGAAAAATCAAAGCAAAATGGAAGCGTAAATTCGGCATGGATATCAATTAAGACcttgtcaaaaaaataaaaaatttatttctaaaGCACAAGACTGCAAAATACCATGCAAAATGAAGAACTTAGACATGTAGATTCAAGGATAATTAAACCTGTATTCAGACCTTtaatattccaaataaatttttaaaaagttcaaATTTTACACCAAAATTGACCAAGCAGACAGGAAATTTAGGCAAGTACATGTCTTAAGAACtcgtcccaaaaaaaaaaaattaactaactTTTACTACTCAACAAGCAAACTGAAGAAATAGCTATGTAAAGTCAAGGACAATTCAACTTTATTCAAACCCTTAATAGTATTTCACATCAAAttgaaaacaattatgaaatttaCACCAAAATTCAGCAAGCAGCCAAGAAGTATAAAGACAGGGTACCAAGTATAAGAGCGTCGCGCGGTGTCGGGCCGCGGAGGTTGCGAAGAGAGAAGAGAGCTCTAAACCGCTCTGAAATGGGTTTGTTATGATCTAACAACAGGTCACATAGGAACTTCTCCATCTCGACAGAAACTTCCATGGATGGAGGGATTTGGGTGGAATTGGTATTCAAAAATCCTCAATCCAAACCCCCCCCGGTGGTTGTTTGGGAAATTAAGGAGAGATTTGGATTTTCCGATTGAGATGTTGGCCACGGCCGGTACCTTCGCCGGAGAAAAGCAGAAGAAACAG
This Coffea arabica cultivar ET-39 chromosome 3e, Coffea Arabica ET-39 HiFi, whole genome shotgun sequence DNA region includes the following protein-coding sequences:
- the LOC113736564 gene encoding deoxyhypusine hydroxylase-like, whose amino-acid sequence is MEVSVEMEKFLCDLLLDHNKPISERFRALFSLRNLRGPTPRDALILATRDSSNLLAHEAAFALGQMQDGEAIPALELVLSDLSLHPIVRHEAAEALGAIALERNIPLLKKSLISDPAQEVRETCELALSRIEELRDHGSVDPSSAEPSPFLSVDPAAPASCSSVQELRDTLLDEKKGMYERYAALFALRNNGGEEAVTAIIESLGSRSALLRHEVAYVLGQLQNKRASDALSRTLRDTNEHPMVRHEAAEALGSIADDECLSLLEEFAKDPEPIVSQSCEVALSMLEFEKLGKSFEYLFMQAPKVELVP